One stretch of Chryseobacterium fluminis DNA includes these proteins:
- a CDS encoding DUF6496 domain-containing protein: protein MSKTKYSEKAQDKIGEVMQEFKEGKLKSSSGDKVKSRKQAVAIGISEAKEKGLKVPKKKKE, encoded by the coding sequence ATGAGCAAAACAAAATATTCGGAAAAAGCTCAGGACAAAATTGGCGAAGTGATGCAGGAATTCAAGGAAGGAAAGTTGAAATCATCGTCCGGAGACAAAGTGAAAAGCAGAAAACAGGCCGTTGCCATAGGTATTTCTGAAGCCAAAGAAAAAGGGCTGAAAGTGCCTAAAAAGAAAAAGGAATAA
- the glgP gene encoding alpha-glucan family phosphorylase, which yields MDFKNFKIPFTVNPQYSKKIAYFSMEFAIEQVLKIYSGGLGFLAGSHMRSAYNLKQDLVGIGILWKFGYYDQARNHDQTLQPTWTKKMYSFLEDTGIKFQIEIHSASVWVKVWYLDPEIFNTAPMFFLSTDVPENDHVSKTICHRLYDANESTKLAQYILLGKGGAQLLDELNLEREVYHLNEAHGLPAAFHLLKKYNGNLNKVKEKLVFTTHTPEEAGNEKHNVKLCYDMSYFSGLSIQEVKDIEGSEDDRFNHSLCALKMAKVANGVSQLHGVVSRSMWSKYSGICEIKSITNAQEFKYWADKPLYNAKDENDETVFDYRKKHLKKRLFKIVADQTGNLFNPNIFTIVWARRFAGYKRADLLLHDKERFYKLLNHPQYPVQMIWAGKPYPMDYSAISTFNSLVEESKNHKNMAVLTGYELALSKSLKQGSDLWLNNPRVPREASGTSGMTAAMNGSVNLSTDDGWIPEFAKHGENSFVVPKADYENMSVYEQDNYDLEKLYEILENEILPAYYDHPNQWRKIQHNSMNDVKDQFNSDRMADEYYKLLYDYKG from the coding sequence ATGGATTTTAAAAATTTTAAAATACCCTTCACCGTTAATCCCCAATATTCTAAAAAGATAGCTTACTTTTCAATGGAATTTGCCATTGAACAGGTGCTGAAAATATATTCAGGAGGTCTTGGATTTTTAGCCGGGTCTCATATGAGAAGTGCTTATAACCTTAAGCAGGATCTCGTCGGAATCGGTATCTTATGGAAATTCGGATACTATGATCAGGCAAGAAACCATGATCAGACCCTGCAGCCGACATGGACCAAGAAAATGTACAGCTTTCTTGAAGATACGGGCATAAAATTTCAGATTGAGATTCACAGCGCATCGGTTTGGGTGAAAGTATGGTATCTTGATCCCGAAATTTTCAACACCGCCCCCATGTTCTTTTTATCCACCGATGTTCCCGAAAATGATCATGTCTCAAAAACCATCTGCCACAGACTGTACGATGCTAACGAATCCACGAAGCTTGCTCAGTACATTTTATTAGGCAAAGGAGGAGCCCAATTGCTGGATGAATTGAACCTTGAAAGGGAGGTATATCATTTAAACGAGGCTCACGGACTGCCTGCCGCTTTCCATCTACTGAAAAAATATAACGGAAATCTGAATAAGGTGAAAGAAAAACTGGTTTTCACCACGCATACTCCGGAAGAGGCAGGAAATGAAAAGCACAACGTAAAGCTATGCTATGATATGTCGTACTTTTCAGGACTGAGCATCCAGGAGGTTAAAGATATTGAAGGTTCTGAGGACGACCGTTTCAATCACTCGCTTTGTGCCCTGAAAATGGCAAAGGTAGCCAATGGAGTTTCACAGCTTCATGGAGTGGTGTCCAGAAGCATGTGGAGCAAATATTCAGGAATTTGTGAAATTAAATCCATTACCAATGCTCAGGAATTCAAATATTGGGCTGACAAACCCCTGTATAACGCAAAAGATGAAAATGACGAAACCGTTTTTGATTACCGTAAAAAGCACTTAAAGAAAAGGCTGTTTAAAATTGTAGCTGATCAGACGGGGAACCTTTTTAATCCTAATATTTTCACTATCGTATGGGCCAGAAGATTTGCAGGCTACAAACGGGCCGATCTTCTTTTACATGATAAAGAGCGCTTTTATAAGTTGCTGAATCACCCCCAATATCCTGTACAGATGATCTGGGCCGGAAAACCTTATCCCATGGATTATTCTGCGATCTCAACTTTTAATTCCTTGGTTGAAGAAAGCAAAAATCATAAAAACATGGCCGTTCTTACAGGATATGAACTGGCTTTGAGCAAATCACTGAAACAAGGATCTGACCTGTGGTTAAATAACCCGAGAGTTCCCAGAGAAGCATCAGGAACTTCAGGAATGACCGCTGCGATGAACGGTTCGGTAAATCTCTCAACGGATGACGGATGGATCCCTGAATTTGCAAAGCACGGTGAAAATTCTTTTGTAGTTCCGAAAGCAGATTATGAGAATATGAGTGTTTATGAGCAGGATAATTATGATCTGGAAAAATTATATGAAATTCTTGAGAACGAAATTCTTCCTGCGTACTATGACCATCCGAATCAATGGAGAAAAATACAGCATAATTCGATGAATGACGTTAAGGATCAGTTTAACAGCGACAGAATGGCTGATGAGTACTACAAGCTGCTTTATGATTACAAAGGATAA